A genomic segment from Plasmodium sp. gorilla clade G2 genome assembly, chromosome: 3 encodes:
- a CDS encoding microneme associated antigen, which yields MQDFFLKSKFNFLNSTLFNTFYKRNNEDEYFKKDKNNIEDSSMIENYDYENEWRENNKKNKMERPNTELNEQLIYSYYNHFNNNFEQYNKGTQKLKEKLNEKLKDKLKDKYNHDEYNQDKYNQDKYIYDEYNQDKYIYNEYNQEDKYEGSTIFQDKNKLNDMNNFYNNFNKNNLFNYKNVQNYDKNFLYLLNKKNNNNSTDEIILVDEFKKLKNHVLFLQMMNVNLQKQILANNLINTPKIMPHHIIINNKTEVSSNAVSEIQNNKDKKKYTTFYMLFKKILSSRFNQMIFVSSIFISFYLINKHWKRALKISQLQKKINSNFLLRSVRLFEESLGIRKNKYI from the coding sequence ATGcaggatttttttttaaaatccaAATTCAACTTTCTAAATAGCACCTTATTCAACactttttataaaagaaataacgaagatgaatattttaaaaaagataaaaataatattgaagaTTCAAGCATGATCGAAAATTATGATTATGAAAATGAATGGagagaaaataataagaaaaataaaatggaaaGACCAAACACTGAATTGAATGAACAacttatttattcatattataatcattttaataataattttgaacaatataataaaggtacacaaaaattaaaagaaaaattaaacgaaaaattaaaagacaAATTAAAAGACAAATATAATCACGATGAATATAAtcaagataaatataatcaagataaatatatttacgaTGAATATAATCaagacaaatatatttacaatgaATATAATCAAGAAGATAAATATGAAGGAAGTACTATATTtcaagataaaaataaactaaATGACATgaacaatttttataataattttaataaaaacaatttatttaattataaaaatgttcaaaattatgataaaaattttttatatttattaaacaaaaaaaataataacaattcaACAGATGAAATTATATTAGTtgatgaatttaaaaaactTAAAAACCATGTTCTTTTTTTACAAATGATGAATGTGAATCTACAAAAACAAATTCTAGccaataatttaataaatactcCTAAAATTATGCctcatcatataataataaataataaaactgaAGTTTCTTCTAATGCTGTAAGTGAAATTCAAAacaataaagataaaaaaaaatatacaaccttttatatgttattcaaaaaaatattaagtaGCAGATTCAATCAAATGATCTTTGTATCatccatttttatttctttctatttaattaataaacatTGGAAAAGGGCTCTTAAAATTTCACagctacaaaaaaaaattaattcaaattttttattaagaaGTGTAAGATTATTTGAAGAATCTTTGGGTAtaaggaaaaataaatatatataa
- a CDS encoding zinc finger protein, putative, whose translation MSTFINNAGNYRNKTLNSTNKTLNINYKVQSISPNSSLFCPACNIPFTYKIRINPCYHIVCKKCYKLSLEDQKCLMCNNDINDIENIFIKDKIYICPHNDCKKGFINEKSYQYHIYFKHKFLKEKNEINRKSSNNSSINGDINDHINDDINDTINFTTPDQKNNYLLNFNNNMNKGGGNIGLSTYASQWPNELVKNSMDGNININMINMNNVNNMINANTNDKDNISNNNMNPFDIKTKKLQEGNESLFTNIPTTNTFINTNKLSTSNILTNNNNITSNNNYKFLKNTPGTDTWTNSVFSFKSNINKDINTNKSEQKFTDVQHNKNNEKDDELDNLEDFM comes from the coding sequence atgaGTACTTTTATCAACAACGCAGGTAACTATAGAAATAAAACTCTAAACAGTACCAACAaaacattaaatataaattataaagttCAGAGTATATCTCCgaattcttctttattttgtcCTGCATGTAATATACCTTTCACTTATAAGATAAGAATAAATCCATGTTATCATATAGTATGTAAGAAGTGTTATAAGTTAAGTTTAGAAGATCAGAAATGTTTAATGtgtaataatgatataaatgacatagagaatatatttataaaagataaaatatatatatgtccaCATAATGATTGTAAGAAAGGAtttattaatgaaaaaagttatcagtatcatatatattttaaacataaatttttaaaagagaaaaatgaaataaatagaaaaagtagtaataatagtagtataAATGGTGATATAAATgatcatataaatgatgatataaatgatacaATAAATTTTACTACACCtgatcaaaaaaataattatttattaaattttaataataatatgaacaaggGGGGTGGCAACATTGGTCTTTCAACATATGCATCTCAATGGCCTAATGAACTGGTAAAAAATAGCATGGACggtaatataaacataaatatgatcaatatgaataatgtgaataatatgattaaTGCAAATACGAATGATAAAGACAATATTtccaataataatatgaacccatttgatataaaaacaaagaaaTTACAAGAAGGAAATGAATCCCTTTTTACAAACATACCTACAActaatacatttattaataCGAACAAATTGAGTacatcaaatatattaacaaacaataataatatcacaagtaataataactacaagtttttaaaaaacacCCCAGGGACTGATACATGGACTAATTCTGTTTTTTCCTTCAAatctaatattaataaagatattaatacaaataaaagtGAACAGAAATTTACAGATGTGCagcataataaaaataatgaaaaagatgATGAGTTAGATAATTTAGAGGATTTTATGTAG
- a CDS encoding mitochondrial ribosomal protein L29/L47 precursor, putative, translating into MSFFGVNRRLNFVVKRGIEELWKNSFLDNNVDMKKKVEYSRTGDAWPCVLLRKKSFEDLHKLYYICLKEKNKLLGEQNFHLQNNTKMLQHGRLKKVKLTMKRILTVLSRRAIHDQCLRAKDMLKKQEEREFYEIQKFKLNEQLLCLKHKMNILKKYNSFSLEKVSLTLSIKKIENKIQHIDIILNPLRKETMYLLVPHFKYQRKYSDLPGFISWKKQNIIALRNNMSKLYRLY; encoded by the coding sequence ATGTCATTTTTTGGTGTGAATAGAAGATTAAATTTTGTGGTGAAGCGAGGAATAGAAGAATTATGGAAAAATAGTTTTCTTGATAATAACGTggatatgaaaaagaaagtGGAATATAGCAGAACAGGAGATGCTTGGCCTTGTGTTTTATTAAGGAAGAAGAGTTTTGAAGACttacataaattatattatatatgtttaaaagaaaagaataaattattaggagaacaaaattttcatttacaaaataatacaaaaatgtTACAACATGGTAGattaaaaaaagtaaagTTAACAATGAAAAGGATTTTGACTGTTTTATCAAGAAGAGCTATTCATGATCAATGTTTAAGAGCAAAggatatgttaaaaaaacaagaagaaagagaattttatgaaatacaaaaatttaaattaaatgaacaattattatgtttaaaacataaaatgaatattttaaaaaaatataattcctTTTCACTTGAAAAAGTCTCTTTAACTttatctataaaaaaaatagaaaacaAAATACAACATATTGATATAATACTTAATCCTTTAAGAAAAGAAACCATGTATTTATTAGTTCCACATTTTAAATACCAAAGAAAATATTCTGATTTACCAGGTTTTATATCAtggaaaaaacaaaatataattgcCTTAAGAAATAATATGAGTAAATTGTATAGGCTTTACTGA